A stretch of the Solanum dulcamara chromosome 6, daSolDulc1.2, whole genome shotgun sequence genome encodes the following:
- the LOC129892409 gene encoding uncharacterized protein LOC129892409 isoform X2, with translation MRRMAGKAVKSVAKAVWEYQYPWQEKLVKYKDELSKGVWGYWELGAWKPLGISARHRARLRKEVVLAGQDWPYDPERKQMRTKQKGHKCDRISAEKWAKTAELMQKMPEMLADYRKRKWERKMKAEEDAARRSVQE, from the exons ATGA GACGAATGGCTGGAAAAGCTGTAAAGTCTGTAGCAAAAGCAGTTTGGGAATATCAATATCCATGGCAAGAAAAGTTAGTTAAATACAAGGATGAGCTTTCAAAGGGAGTTTGGGGTTACTGGGAGCTTGGAGCCTGGAAACCTCTAGGGATCAGTGCTCGCCATCGAGCTCGCCTCCGCAAGGAAGTTGTTCTTGCTGGACAAGATTGGCCATACGATCCAGAGAGAAAGCAAATGAGAACCAAGCAGAAAGGGCACAAGTGTGACAGAATATCAGCAGAAAAATGGGCAAAGACAGCTGAACTGATGCAAAAAATGCCAGAAATGTTGGCTGATTATAGGAAGAGAAAGTGGGAAAGGAAGATGAAAGCTGAAGAAGATGCTGCTAGGAGATCAGTGCAAGAATAG
- the LOC129892409 gene encoding uncharacterized protein LOC129892409 isoform X1: MYVGRMAGKAVKSVAKAVWEYQYPWQEKLVKYKDELSKGVWGYWELGAWKPLGISARHRARLRKEVVLAGQDWPYDPERKQMRTKQKGHKCDRISAEKWAKTAELMQKMPEMLADYRKRKWERKMKAEEDAARRSVQE, translated from the exons ATGTATGTAG GACGAATGGCTGGAAAAGCTGTAAAGTCTGTAGCAAAAGCAGTTTGGGAATATCAATATCCATGGCAAGAAAAGTTAGTTAAATACAAGGATGAGCTTTCAAAGGGAGTTTGGGGTTACTGGGAGCTTGGAGCCTGGAAACCTCTAGGGATCAGTGCTCGCCATCGAGCTCGCCTCCGCAAGGAAGTTGTTCTTGCTGGACAAGATTGGCCATACGATCCAGAGAGAAAGCAAATGAGAACCAAGCAGAAAGGGCACAAGTGTGACAGAATATCAGCAGAAAAATGGGCAAAGACAGCTGAACTGATGCAAAAAATGCCAGAAATGTTGGCTGATTATAGGAAGAGAAAGTGGGAAAGGAAGATGAAAGCTGAAGAAGATGCTGCTAGGAGATCAGTGCAAGAATAG